One genomic region from Chthonomonas calidirosea T49 encodes:
- a CDS encoding ABC transporter permease: MKAAFIAAIRGVATNKLRSLLTMLGVIFGVAAVIVAVALGQGSRDAALRRFQRLGTTTLTVLPGRQSRNGVSFAFGSASTLKIDDVPFLLRGCPDVVAVSPEQQKFEQVKYGDQNTNTTVFGCGPDFMQIRRFDLAAGRFFTRSEDTSRRPVCVLGWTVYTTLFLNNAPAVGRNIYINGQNFKVVGVFAERGGGGFVNEDDRVYVPIRTGLQRLFGGENLLSSMSVEGRSEEVMQRAQDEITEVLRKRHNIPDSKPNDFIIFNAGVAAQNSRDQAEDFQQLISYLAAVALIVGGIGIMNIMLVSVTERTREIGVRKAIGAKRRNILLQFLLEAVFISLTGGIIGVIMGVLFTLYALPYLKPQWETALTVPPLFLAFGFSFLVGIFFGFYPAMKASKLNPIDALRYE; this comes from the coding sequence ATGAAAGCCGCCTTTATCGCCGCTATCCGTGGGGTTGCAACCAACAAACTGCGCTCCCTCCTCACCATGCTTGGCGTCATCTTCGGGGTGGCCGCGGTCATCGTGGCTGTCGCCTTGGGACAAGGTTCTCGCGACGCCGCCCTACGCCGCTTCCAACGCCTCGGCACCACCACCCTCACCGTGCTGCCCGGTCGCCAGAGCCGCAACGGCGTCTCCTTCGCCTTCGGCTCCGCCTCTACCCTCAAAATTGACGACGTCCCCTTCCTTCTGCGCGGCTGCCCCGACGTGGTGGCCGTATCGCCGGAACAACAGAAATTCGAGCAAGTAAAATACGGCGATCAGAATACCAACACCACCGTGTTCGGTTGCGGTCCCGACTTCATGCAGATTCGCCGATTCGACCTCGCTGCCGGCCGCTTCTTCACCCGCTCCGAAGATACCTCCCGTCGCCCCGTCTGTGTGCTCGGTTGGACGGTCTATACCACCCTCTTCCTCAACAATGCCCCCGCAGTCGGGAGGAACATCTATATCAACGGGCAAAATTTTAAGGTCGTAGGCGTGTTTGCAGAACGAGGAGGGGGAGGCTTTGTGAACGAGGATGACCGCGTGTATGTGCCTATTCGTACCGGCCTACAACGACTTTTCGGAGGAGAAAACCTCCTCTCCAGTATGTCGGTGGAAGGGCGTAGCGAGGAGGTGATGCAGCGCGCCCAAGACGAGATAACCGAAGTGCTGCGCAAACGCCACAATATCCCCGATTCCAAACCCAACGATTTTATCATCTTCAACGCTGGGGTCGCCGCACAAAACAGTCGTGACCAGGCCGAAGATTTTCAGCAGCTTATTAGCTATCTTGCCGCCGTAGCCCTCATCGTAGGAGGGATCGGCATCATGAACATCATGCTGGTATCGGTAACCGAACGCACCCGCGAGATCGGCGTGCGAAAAGCCATCGGTGCCAAACGACGCAATATCCTTCTGCAGTTTCTGCTTGAAGCCGTCTTTATCTCGCTAACAGGAGGCATTATCGGAGTTATCATGGGGGTGCTCTTTACCCTGTACGCGCTCCCCTATCTCAAACCCCAATGGGAAACGGCACTTACCGTGCCGCCCCTGTTTCTCGCGTTCGGCTTCTCCTTCCTGGTCGGTATCTTCTTTGGGTTCTATCCCGCCATGAAGGCCTCGAAGCTAAACCCAATAGACGCCCTTCGCTACGAGTAG
- a CDS encoding ABC transporter ATP-binding protein produces the protein MSDVIIEVTNVHKIYRMGKTEVHALRGVSVSIRRGEFVAIMGPSGSGKSTFMNIVGCLDTPTRGSYKLDGIEVAKLNDNQLAEIRNRKIGFVFQTFNLLARTTALENVELPMLYSNARNRRQMAIRALEIVGLGERLHHKPNELSGGQQQRVAIARALVNDPPILFGDEPTGNLDSRTSEEIMAIFQRLHREGKTVVLVTHEPDIAEHAERIIRFRDGKVVADEPVLNRRIAEVELERLGGPLEEEDTELLSETT, from the coding sequence ATGTCCGATGTGATCATTGAGGTCACAAACGTTCATAAAATCTACCGGATGGGCAAGACGGAGGTGCACGCCCTGCGCGGCGTCTCCGTCTCCATCCGAAGAGGCGAGTTCGTGGCCATCATGGGCCCTTCCGGCTCCGGAAAATCCACCTTCATGAACATCGTGGGCTGCCTCGACACGCCCACTCGTGGCTCCTATAAGCTGGATGGCATCGAAGTCGCCAAACTTAACGACAACCAACTTGCCGAAATTCGCAACCGCAAAATTGGTTTCGTCTTCCAAACCTTCAATCTGCTGGCGCGCACAACCGCCCTGGAAAACGTGGAGCTGCCAATGCTCTATAGCAACGCGCGCAACCGCCGTCAAATGGCCATTCGCGCCTTGGAAATCGTTGGGCTGGGCGAACGCCTTCACCACAAACCCAACGAGCTGTCCGGCGGCCAACAACAGCGCGTTGCCATCGCCCGTGCGCTCGTAAACGACCCGCCCATCCTCTTCGGAGATGAGCCTACCGGCAACCTCGACTCGCGAACGAGCGAAGAGATTATGGCCATCTTCCAACGCCTGCATAGGGAAGGCAAAACGGTGGTGCTTGTAACCCACGAACCCGACATCGCCGAACATGCCGAGCGCATCATTCGATTTCGTGATGGTAAGGTGGTCGCGGATGAACCGGTTCTCAATCGCCGGATCGCTGAGGTAGAGCTGGAAAGGCTCGGCGGGCCGCTTGAGGAAGAAGATACCGAGCTGCTTTCTGAAACCACTTAG
- the sixA gene encoding phosphohistidine phosphatase SixA, producing MRLYFLRHGLAEDPRPHLKDAERHLTSEGIAEMKRVALGIKALDLSFDVLLTSPYARALETAEILADVLHWPKERFVVEARLQPGLFDPPTLQTLVQERRPQEGLLLVGHEPTLSGNIAWLCGGNVKMKKAGLACVEVFDLQPRSGLLLWLLTPKQLCLIAKAV from the coding sequence ATGCGACTCTATTTCCTTCGTCATGGACTTGCAGAAGATCCACGTCCTCACCTGAAGGATGCCGAGCGCCATCTCACCTCGGAGGGTATTGCGGAGATGAAGCGTGTTGCCCTCGGCATCAAAGCGCTCGATCTCTCGTTCGACGTCCTTCTTACAAGCCCCTATGCGCGCGCCTTAGAGACCGCCGAGATTTTGGCGGACGTTCTCCATTGGCCGAAAGAGCGCTTCGTGGTCGAGGCGCGCCTCCAACCCGGCCTATTTGATCCTCCAACGTTGCAGACCCTTGTGCAGGAGCGAAGGCCTCAGGAGGGACTGCTGTTGGTGGGGCATGAACCCACGTTGAGCGGAAATATCGCCTGGCTTTGCGGCGGCAACGTAAAGATGAAAAAGGCCGGGCTTGCTTGCGTAGAGGTGTTTGATCTCCAGCCCCGCAGTGGCCTTCTTCTTTGGCTGCTTACGCCCAAGCAGCTGTGTCTTATCGCCAAAGCGGTCTAG
- a CDS encoding glycoside hydrolase family 27 protein yields MKRALQSVLFLFLFVQPQVFQKAAKAPKPFMGWSSWSLEAVRSPSYNGEDWLTAEHVKEQADAMHRLLQPYGYLYINLDSGWKGGYDAFGRPLPDRKKFPEGIAAIARYVHRYGQKLGIYYTVGIWGDLYQANPQILGTSAHLRDILVQPPTPGNGWVNGTYKIDFSKPAAKAYIASIAQEFANWGVDLLKLDGVTPGSDHNDLSIDNRAEVAAWAQALAHTGRPIWLELSWNLDPHYADFWQRYANGWRITDDIDRYGPTLTSWPQVKVRFEAAARWYQNAGPGKGWNDFDSLDIGNGALDGLTDAERQTMMTLWAIECSPLYPGDDLTHLDSYGLRLLTNTEVIAVDQAGRPAHPVRFGSQQVWAVQNADGSLVVALFNLDDQATVPVTVTWWELGLTGPVKAHDLWSHRDLGIYNDRFTQLLAPHACCLVRLIPQQN; encoded by the coding sequence ATGAAAAGAGCACTACAAAGCGTTCTCTTTTTGTTCCTGTTCGTGCAACCCCAAGTCTTTCAAAAAGCTGCAAAAGCTCCGAAACCCTTCATGGGCTGGAGCAGCTGGAGCCTCGAAGCCGTGCGCTCCCCAAGCTATAACGGGGAGGATTGGCTCACCGCCGAACACGTTAAAGAGCAGGCTGACGCCATGCACCGCCTGTTACAGCCCTACGGCTATCTCTACATCAACCTCGATTCGGGCTGGAAAGGAGGCTACGATGCTTTCGGTCGTCCCCTGCCCGACCGTAAAAAGTTTCCTGAAGGCATTGCAGCTATCGCGCGCTATGTACACCGCTACGGCCAAAAACTCGGCATCTACTACACCGTCGGCATCTGGGGCGATCTCTATCAAGCGAACCCTCAAATACTTGGTACCTCCGCTCACCTACGCGACATTCTTGTGCAACCGCCCACCCCAGGCAACGGTTGGGTCAACGGCACCTACAAAATAGACTTCTCAAAACCGGCGGCCAAAGCCTACATCGCCTCGATCGCTCAGGAGTTCGCTAACTGGGGGGTAGACCTCCTTAAGCTCGACGGCGTAACCCCAGGCTCCGACCATAACGACCTCTCCATAGATAATCGCGCGGAAGTGGCCGCTTGGGCCCAAGCCCTTGCCCATACCGGGCGCCCCATCTGGCTCGAGCTATCCTGGAACCTCGATCCCCACTATGCCGACTTTTGGCAACGCTACGCGAACGGATGGCGCATCACCGACGATATAGACCGCTACGGCCCCACGCTGACGAGCTGGCCTCAGGTAAAAGTGCGTTTCGAGGCGGCTGCACGGTGGTACCAAAATGCCGGCCCCGGCAAGGGCTGGAACGACTTCGACTCGCTGGATATTGGTAACGGTGCCCTCGATGGCCTTACCGACGCGGAGCGCCAAACGATGATGACTCTCTGGGCCATCGAGTGCTCCCCACTCTACCCCGGTGACGACCTCACCCACCTCGACTCCTACGGTCTTCGCCTGCTCACTAACACCGAGGTCATCGCCGTAGACCAGGCCGGCCGCCCTGCCCATCCCGTACGTTTCGGCTCCCAACAAGTATGGGCGGTACAAAACGCAGATGGCAGCCTCGTTGTCGCCCTTTTTAACCTCGACGATCAGGCCACCGTTCCAGTTACCGTTACCTGGTGGGAGCTCGGCCTTACCGGCCCAGTAAAAGCACACGATCTCTGGAGCCATCGGGATCTCGGCATCTACAACGATCGCTTCACACAGCTTCTCGCACCCCATGCTTGCTGCCTTGTGCGTCTGATCCCGCAACAAAATTAA
- a CDS encoding glycoside hydrolase family 16 protein produces MWRTVAKIISGLLVLFFAVLGLGAVRAFPRTEPGVNHNDHADLADLPHVSDPRTLGYHLTFDDEFKGNHLDTSKWIDSYPDGVRTHSNGEQEYYAPDGYRVRNGHLELIAERRSMGGMPYTSGIVTTYGKFAQQYGWFEIRVKVPKGKGLWPAFWLLPTDKSWPPEIDVFEILGHQPNKVYMTNHYVGEDPSHVGDSGSFVGPDFSAGYHTFAVQWTPTALTWYVDGTPRFRTTRHIPHVPMYLLVNLAVGGYWPGMPDNTTHFPAIMYVKYVRVYQKG; encoded by the coding sequence ATGTGGCGCACGGTTGCAAAAATCATTTCCGGTCTCCTCGTGCTCTTCTTCGCCGTTCTCGGCCTCGGCGCTGTCCGAGCTTTCCCGCGAACCGAGCCGGGTGTGAACCATAACGATCACGCCGACCTCGCTGACCTTCCCCATGTATCCGACCCGCGAACACTTGGCTATCACCTCACCTTCGACGACGAGTTCAAAGGGAACCATCTCGATACCTCTAAATGGATCGACTCCTACCCCGATGGCGTGCGCACCCATAGCAACGGGGAACAAGAGTACTATGCCCCCGACGGCTATCGCGTGCGCAATGGCCACCTCGAACTCATCGCGGAACGGCGCTCCATGGGCGGCATGCCCTACACCTCCGGCATCGTTACCACCTACGGTAAGTTCGCACAGCAGTACGGATGGTTCGAGATCCGCGTCAAAGTTCCAAAGGGGAAAGGCCTCTGGCCTGCTTTTTGGCTGTTGCCCACCGATAAAAGCTGGCCGCCCGAAATAGATGTCTTTGAGATTTTAGGCCATCAGCCCAACAAGGTCTATATGACGAACCACTATGTGGGTGAGGATCCCAGCCACGTGGGCGATAGTGGGAGCTTTGTAGGCCCCGATTTCTCCGCTGGCTATCACACGTTCGCAGTGCAGTGGACGCCCACAGCCCTCACTTGGTACGTGGATGGAACTCCTCGATTTCGCACAACGCGCCATATTCCCCATGTCCCCATGTATCTGCTGGTGAATCTCGCCGTGGGCGGCTATTGGCCGGGCATGCCCGACAACACCACCCACTTCCCTGCCATCATGTACGTGAAGTACGTACGCGTCTATCAAAAGGGATGA
- the yaaA gene encoding S4 domain-containing protein YaaA produces the protein MNKTLVPLREEYITLGQLLKLIGAIPTGGAVRAFLTTTTVYVNGEPENRRGRKLYPGDTVTFDGRSYQITKGEHP, from the coding sequence ATGAATAAAACCCTCGTGCCCCTGCGAGAAGAATATATCACCTTGGGGCAACTGCTGAAGCTGATAGGAGCCATCCCTACCGGAGGAGCTGTACGTGCCTTCCTGACCACCACCACCGTCTACGTAAACGGTGAGCCGGAAAACCGACGGGGACGCAAACTCTACCCTGGAGATACGGTGACGTTCGATGGCAGGAGTTATCAAATAACCAAAGGAGAACATCCCTAA
- a CDS encoding DUF58 domain-containing protein — protein MLSIPAVQVVKVYPGLRELTRFNLAAQRRQLQQIGVRRAHRHGIGSEFESLRDYVPDDEIRHIDWKATARKGHLVTRQYELERSQNILMMLDVGRTMWGELEGRAKIDYAIQAALLLAHVASFFDDRVGLLAFSNRIYTFLPPRRGRQQSYAVLEALHNLYADLEEPDYRTAFHFLEERWPRRSLLICFTDLWDPVSARSLIATLAAQQPRHLPVAVTLLNTSWVRAREQPPETAEAIFQKVAALETLQQRDQALRLLAQKGVLVVDSSAEKLSVELVNRYLEIKERMLL, from the coding sequence GTGCTCTCCATACCGGCTGTCCAGGTCGTTAAGGTCTATCCGGGTCTGCGCGAGCTAACCCGTTTTAACCTGGCAGCCCAACGCCGCCAGCTTCAGCAGATAGGGGTGCGACGCGCCCATCGCCATGGCATCGGCAGCGAATTTGAAAGCTTGCGCGACTATGTGCCCGACGATGAGATTCGCCATATAGATTGGAAAGCCACCGCACGTAAGGGGCATCTCGTGACCCGCCAGTATGAGCTGGAACGATCCCAAAACATCCTAATGATGTTGGATGTAGGGCGCACCATGTGGGGAGAACTCGAAGGCCGTGCCAAAATAGACTATGCCATTCAAGCCGCCCTCCTTCTGGCCCACGTGGCCTCCTTCTTCGACGATAGGGTGGGGCTGCTTGCCTTCTCCAACCGTATCTATACCTTCCTCCCCCCACGTCGTGGCCGTCAACAGAGCTACGCCGTTCTCGAAGCCCTTCACAACCTTTACGCAGACCTTGAAGAGCCGGATTACCGAACCGCCTTCCATTTTTTAGAAGAGCGCTGGCCACGCCGTTCTCTGCTGATCTGCTTTACCGACCTGTGGGACCCCGTCTCAGCTCGTAGCCTCATCGCCACTCTCGCGGCCCAACAGCCGCGCCACCTGCCCGTCGCCGTCACGCTACTTAACACCTCCTGGGTGCGCGCCCGCGAGCAGCCGCCAGAGACCGCTGAGGCGATCTTTCAAAAGGTCGCCGCCCTCGAAACCCTCCAACAACGCGATCAAGCGCTGCGCCTATTGGCGCAAAAAGGGGTTTTAGTGGTAGATTCTTCTGCAGAGAAACTCTCGGTCGAGTTGGTGAACCGCTATTTGGAGATCAAAGAGCGTATGTTGCTCTAA
- a CDS encoding rod shape-determining protein codes for MLTLLRETLGRFSRDMGIDLGTANTLVHVRGKGILLREPSVVAIATDTGKPIAVGEEAKRMLGRTPSSITAIRPLRDGVISDFEQTEAMIRYFIQKVYRRNALLPPRVVIGVPSGVTEVEERAVIEATRKAGAREAYTIEEPMAAAIGAGLPVSEATGSMIVDIGGGTTEVAVISLGDIVVSRSVRVAGDEIDEAIVNYVRRTYNLSIGDRMAEEVKIAIGSAYPSGPDKQYEVRGRDLLSGLPRSALLTSCEIREAIQEPVHTIVEAVKMTLESTPPELAADIYEQGITLAGGGALLEGLDKLLTRETCMPVHVTPDPLCCVVLGAGRFLEELDANPAMRRALRGGR; via the coding sequence GTGCTGACTTTACTGCGCGAGACGCTAGGGCGCTTCTCTCGCGATATGGGGATCGACCTGGGAACCGCCAACACACTGGTGCATGTGCGGGGGAAAGGCATCCTCTTGCGTGAGCCCTCTGTGGTGGCCATCGCCACCGATACCGGAAAACCTATCGCCGTCGGCGAAGAGGCCAAACGGATGTTAGGTCGAACGCCGAGCAGCATTACCGCTATTCGCCCACTGCGCGACGGAGTGATCTCCGATTTCGAGCAGACCGAGGCGATGATCCGCTATTTCATTCAAAAGGTCTATCGTCGAAACGCCCTTTTACCGCCGCGGGTGGTCATTGGGGTTCCCTCTGGCGTCACCGAGGTCGAAGAGCGTGCGGTCATCGAGGCCACGAGAAAAGCAGGGGCGCGTGAAGCCTATACCATCGAGGAACCGATGGCTGCCGCCATCGGCGCTGGCCTGCCCGTCTCTGAGGCCACCGGTTCGATGATTGTGGACATCGGCGGCGGCACCACCGAAGTGGCTGTCATCTCTCTTGGCGATATCGTGGTGAGTCGCTCGGTGCGCGTGGCCGGTGATGAGATAGATGAGGCCATCGTCAACTATGTGCGGCGCACCTATAACCTCTCCATCGGAGACCGCATGGCCGAAGAGGTGAAGATCGCCATCGGCTCCGCCTATCCATCCGGCCCCGATAAACAGTACGAAGTGCGTGGTCGAGACCTGCTCTCCGGACTGCCGCGCAGCGCCCTGCTAACAAGTTGCGAAATCCGTGAGGCCATTCAAGAGCCGGTTCACACCATCGTCGAAGCCGTAAAAATGACGCTGGAAAGCACCCCACCAGAGCTCGCTGCCGATATCTATGAGCAGGGCATTACTCTTGCCGGAGGCGGTGCCCTTCTGGAAGGGCTGGATAAACTGCTGACTCGTGAAACCTGTATGCCCGTCCATGTCACTCCAGACCCGCTCTGCTGTGTGGTGTTGGGCGCTGGCCGCTTTCTGGAAGAGCTGGATGCTAACCCCGCCATGCGTCGCGCCCTCCGTGGTGGACGCTAG
- the mreC gene encoding rod shape-determining protein MreC, translating into MLPPERPHGHLRYKALLLLLLLGTLAGAWHNRLVAHGRPDPVTTWTRTALAYPASTLNRFSRWCGRNFGWVLRGSALERENRRLRAEVERLKAENASLQEAAAENVQLRQDLGFVRTLPKPPLAAWVIALRPDPNFNTIVISRGSNDGVHVHSVVVTRDGLVGQVSEVTPNTATVVLLTDRNGMVGARVQRASSRAVGLCRGDYSPLIPLIDLAGDADICPGDKIVTAGYGVFPPGIPIGTVVSVQVDQGHTSKQALVKPAVDFNRLEEVYVLR; encoded by the coding sequence ATGCTGCCGCCGGAACGCCCACACGGACACCTCCGTTATAAGGCGCTGCTGCTGCTTCTACTGCTCGGTACCCTAGCCGGCGCATGGCATAATCGCCTTGTTGCCCATGGACGTCCCGACCCAGTTACCACCTGGACTCGCACCGCTCTGGCCTACCCGGCCAGCACGTTAAACCGGTTTTCGCGATGGTGTGGTCGCAATTTCGGCTGGGTTCTTCGGGGTAGCGCCCTCGAACGCGAAAATCGCCGTTTGCGTGCCGAAGTGGAGCGTCTGAAGGCCGAAAACGCGAGCCTTCAAGAGGCCGCAGCCGAAAATGTGCAGCTGCGACAAGACCTCGGCTTCGTACGCACGCTCCCTAAACCTCCCCTCGCTGCCTGGGTGATCGCCCTACGTCCCGATCCGAATTTTAATACCATCGTTATCTCGCGCGGAAGCAACGACGGGGTACATGTGCATAGCGTTGTTGTCACTCGCGACGGTCTCGTAGGCCAAGTCAGCGAAGTGACCCCCAACACCGCAACCGTTGTGCTCCTCACTGATCGCAATGGCATGGTGGGCGCGCGCGTACAGCGGGCTTCCTCGCGAGCCGTCGGCCTCTGCCGTGGCGACTATTCGCCCCTCATTCCCCTCATAGACCTGGCCGGCGATGCCGATATTTGCCCCGGCGATAAAATTGTAACTGCCGGCTACGGCGTTTTTCCTCCAGGCATTCCCATCGGCACCGTGGTGAGCGTACAAGTCGATCAAGGCCATACCAGCAAACAAGCCCTTGTGAAACCTGCTGTAGACTTCAATCGGCTCGAAGAGGTCTACGTGCTGCGATGA
- a CDS encoding phytanoyl-CoA dioxygenase family protein, translating into MARTVISDEEARFFHENGYLILRNVLAPTELARVQAAMDDLTRYGSETVRNHPDFMYGRGHKTGQPVLQRIEYVIDKKDEMKVLLGHPFILNTVEKLMGPDLIPTWDSMVLKLPGEGIVIPWHRDAGTEHVGDTPIFNVDFYLDPADHDTCVWVIPGSHLWSQEQAKAWLQAHAKDHTRADFEASGAVPALMSPGDVLLHNILVIHGSPENASEKLRRVVYYEFRTAHVEAELGPHTPEYILHKQRVLLACLERRRRADYIPADEVPYVYHPPAPWNQVKLAPGEELPTYRYPHGEFWRAA; encoded by the coding sequence ATGGCACGCACGGTGATCTCGGATGAGGAAGCTCGCTTCTTTCACGAAAACGGCTATCTCATTTTGCGTAATGTCCTTGCGCCCACAGAGCTCGCTCGGGTTCAAGCGGCGATGGACGACCTTACGCGCTATGGAAGTGAAACCGTTCGCAACCACCCCGATTTCATGTATGGGCGTGGACATAAAACCGGTCAACCGGTGTTGCAACGGATCGAGTATGTGATTGACAAGAAGGACGAGATGAAGGTGTTGCTTGGTCATCCGTTCATTCTGAACACGGTGGAGAAGCTGATGGGGCCCGATCTCATTCCCACGTGGGATTCGATGGTGCTTAAGCTGCCAGGAGAAGGCATTGTGATACCATGGCATCGAGATGCGGGCACCGAACATGTAGGGGATACCCCCATCTTTAATGTAGATTTTTATCTCGATCCGGCCGACCACGATACCTGTGTTTGGGTGATTCCAGGGAGTCATCTTTGGAGCCAGGAACAGGCCAAAGCGTGGTTACAAGCGCATGCAAAAGACCACACCCGTGCCGATTTTGAGGCCTCGGGGGCTGTTCCCGCCCTCATGTCGCCTGGAGACGTGCTTTTGCACAATATCTTGGTGATTCACGGTTCACCGGAGAACGCATCGGAAAAGCTGCGCCGTGTCGTGTACTATGAGTTTCGAACGGCTCATGTAGAGGCGGAGTTGGGGCCGCATACACCCGAATATATTCTTCACAAGCAGAGGGTGCTGTTGGCGTGCTTAGAGCGTCGTCGCCGTGCGGACTACATTCCTGCCGACGAGGTTCCCTATGTCTACCACCCACCGGCCCCATGGAATCAGGTGAAGCTGGCCCCGGGCGAGGAGTTGCCCACCTATCGTTATCCACATGGTGAGTTTTGGCGGGCGGCCTAG